CGGTTTGTTGTGGCGGCGCCGCCGGCTtcagcggcggcggcggcggttcgtCGACAGTTTCTGggttgttttgttttgcttcgttctcactcgaacaaggaatccaaaaatcacataatcgaagtgtttaaagctcatctaTGCAAAAATATTTTCTGGGTAGCAAGTACGATTCTAGGGTTTTCATGGCAAAACTAGCTAAAAtctcctagaaacatgcattctaagagtTCTAAATGGATTGTTTTATGGTATTGAACATTAAAAACAGCTAATTacagtgattaacatgctttttcatcgaattttatggtgtttattaAAAGCATCGAATTAATTGATTAAGGCTATTTAATGGCAAATAAGCAATCTTAagctaaacatgcatcctaatgTTCTCAAATACAGCAATTATGACAATTATACATGCAAAATATGgcaaaatcaaaagaacaatatagagggtcctcagaaaTACCGTTATGAGTCATTGGCTCGTTTtttggcgaagtggatgcgaaatccagcttcgaatatgtgcagggcttgcgttcttggagaatcaacacGTGTTTAGTGTTTTCAAGACTGGATTTAGTGTGTGTGTGAGGTGGCTGAATTCTACTAtttatttttagggtttgtgtgctACCTTTAGCCAGactggcttaaggctgtatttatagtgattagGGTTGACCTAGGGTTTAgttagagtcttctagggtttaaacTGTTAAGGGATAAGTTATTAGTTGTTAAAATTAGCATgaaactctatttaattaatttaattcgtATTAAAGATTGGTGGCTAAGTAGAAGATTGCTAAAAGTCCGCTTTGGTgtctaaaagtgttaaaaagctACTAAAgtcctatgggtttggttaagatcaatttcagtccgttaaacttgcaaattgacccataaacttataagatatggcaattagtccaatttctagacttagattacaatctctttggatttttatgggtattcacgccaaattacgtgttaatcctccaagtttacagctGTGCACAGGTTACGCCTGcatagattccagcaagcaaatcaaaagctcgtcacccggacagatttctctggaaatcatcattggacgcttcagttccttatcactttttacctgttcgaaaaataggtgtctacaactgtactaaaataaaatttgatcaaGTTCGAGTTAAGTTAAATTTAATACTAACAAATATTTTGACTTGATTATAGTTATTAATTCAgatttttatacaaaatattCATTTTCAGTATTATATAACCGATTTGGagaatttgttttattatattaaatttaaaataaaagaacatgTCCGTTAATTTTTGGATTTAGTTACAATTGGGCTGTCAAATGGATTGGTGGGTTGTGTTAGTGTAGGGTCAACGAAAATACGATCTTTTTAACTAAtcgtttttaattttcaatccTAACACGGCACACTTTAAAATGAATAACACGACATGATACAATTTACACATTAAGATAAGCGGATAACACGACtaatacaaaaacaatccaTTTAAcctgtaaaaaaattgaaagtatataaaatatgacGTCAACTTCAAATTTACCGATccatattcaaatcataaaaatattctaataattaatgttatttatttatatataactataATTATGTTTACTATActtaataatttcatttttatattttacaaattaTAATCTACGtcaaatgttaaaattttataaacatattaagCGGTTTCGTGAGTCAATCCGTGCTGCcaatttatgttatattataaaTGGACAGATATGTTTTTgatataaattactaaaactcaATCCAAATTTATTAATATCAGGGGTTTGCCGAATTAGATTATCGTATAATCCATTTCGATAGCCCTAGTTGCAGCATCTACCTTGTTCCATTTATATGAAGGTATCAATTAGCAAGATGCTTCATTTATCAATTCCTTATACATAAGAttactatataatatatttatttcacagtgtacttatttaaattatggTTTGTTTTAGGTTGGTTAGCCCGTCTCATTCCAGACAAaatttaaatccaatttatttaataaatttgtttttcttttctatcCCACATGATAGGAAAactttaattgtattttatcgtATTTTTCTGAAATATTTTCTCAAGTTGACATTACAATCATTTTTTATGTTCCGTTTAAAAATGAACATACCACATTTCTACATGGactaaaaaaatagttattatataactttttttcattttatcctTATTTATAGTGGCCGTATGAATAGAATTGTGGAGAATagttattagttttttttttggtaaaaatagtcattagttttaaaaacaaaaataaaaattaaaagaacttttttataaaatgacatttaaacttttaaagaGATAAATGAAAACAAGTTAAGGCTTTTTAAAGGAAAATATATTTAAAGCTAACAATTTTAACCCACTTTATTGTACCGCTTTAGGTGGCATGCTTCTATTTACTCATTATGTTGGATGTTTTTTTATAGAGGAAATGAATAAATTTGATATCTGAAACCCTGAAAGTCCGTTTGTCTGCAAGATAGGTTACTTCTATCTTTGTAAGATGCAACAAGAATGCATGAACGCTCAATATCCATGGGGGTTTTGCGCGAATACCGGAAAAATAGAAAACAAtaccatatttttaaaaatatttacaaaaatataattttttttatatacaaaaatataattttatatacattCAGTACAAATTTCGTATATATTCAATACAAATTTCGTATATaaactaggtagcacggaaacagaaacagaaacagaaaacggaaacgaCACGAAACGGACACACAAAAacggtatttttttttaaatggacaCGAAATGTGGGgaaaacgtgtaaataataacaatatagggataaatttataaaattaaaaattaaaaatactatatatattaaattttatttatacatttatgccaatttataaaataaattaaacataattgaatctaataaaaataaaaagataaattttgtaATAGATAAcatgaacaataaaaattgtGAGTAATTGTAtcagaaaattatttattaaaaatattttaggtttttttataacttttttatttacgaaaacgGCCTGAAACATTACCTTATAAGTTTCCAAGAGTTTCTGAGAGTTCCCGGTTTCTAAAACGTTACCGAAACGGGACACGCAACTtcgtcgaagtttccgtgcttcagAGTATATAAATCTAGATAATATGCATATAcaattttattgtatatattcCGTACATAACACAAATTATATACGAATTGTAtacgttttttttaattgatcaaGCATGATTGATTCTACAAAATCAATGCAATCTATTGTCTAACAATTTCATCTACCAGCTAAGATGTTAAGATCGTCTTCTTTCTtgcaaataaaaatcataaaattaacaaCCTAAATCAGAAAAAAGTTAACTAACCACTGCATTAAAAAGTCCCACCAGAAGACAGACAAAACGCACCGTTTTACATCATTATTTAacccaaattaaaattaaaaaaaatctaaattcaCTCACTCCAGTACTTCTCATCAGTATCCTTACCATGCTCCTCCTCATCATCAGACCCTTGAACCAAACTCATCTTAAACTTCTTAACATCATCAACGGCAGCACTTCTAAACAGCCCAACATCAACGGTCCCAGTCACCATCTGATAACCTCTTGATTTCAAATTAGTGGGCCCATCATACGGCATAGAAAACCCGGCCAAGTAGGccccatttttatttttcgggTCGGATCCTAACACACCTTTCTCAGCAACTCtcatcatttctttaactttcttATGCCCCGGGTCCCATAAGTACCCCATGCTAGCACTTAAATCCAACGGTCCCATTTGTATACAATCAACCCCATCAACGGCTGCGATTTCGTCGGCCTTTTTAGCACCGTCTTCGCTCTCTACTTGACACATAATTAACAACTCATCTTCGTAATTACTTAAATACCCCTCGTCGATTCCGTAACTCGATGCTCGTACTACTGTGTGGGCGGATCCACGTATGCCTTTCGGCGGAAAACGGCAATACGACACCGCTTTTTTCGCCATTTTTGAACTTTCGATCATCGGGAACATTATTCCGTCTGGACCGAGATCTAGCGCCTTTTTCGCCCAGGTAGGGCAGGTTTCCGGTAATCGGATGATCGCCGGCGTTTGAGTGGCGGCGAGTGCTCGGAGACAGTTGAGTGCTTCGGTTATTCCTCCGGGACCGTGCTCCATGTCGACGACGGCGAAGTCGTATCCGGCGAGGCCGGAGATTTCGGCGAGAGTGGGAGAGAAGCTAAGGAGGAAGATTCCGTAGAGAACTTCGCCATTTCGGAGGCGAGATTTGAGAGAGGAGGTTGTGGTTGTGAAGGTGGA
This region of Mercurialis annua linkage group LG1-X, ddMerAnnu1.2, whole genome shotgun sequence genomic DNA includes:
- the LOC126678503 gene encoding uncharacterized protein LOC126678503; this translates as MLFNTFSIPTTAAMRTFTAATSHTPAAAAGFRSISSHFRNHKKLQFSYPKQSLSFKTLTNTSTFKTLSPLKSSTSSADLSPTDSSNTAISTFTTTTSSLKSRLRNGEVLYGIFLLSFSPTLAEISGLAGYDFAVVDMEHGPGGITEALNCLRALAATQTPAIIRLPETCPTWAKKALDLGPDGIMFPMIESSKMAKKAVSYCRFPPKGIRGSAHTVVRASSYGIDEGYLSNYEDELLIMCQVESEDGAKKADEIAAVDGVDCIQMGPLDLSASMGYLWDPGHKKVKEMMRVAEKGVLGSDPKNKNGAYLAGFSMPYDGPTNLKSRGYQMVTGTVDVGLFRSAAVDDVKKFKMSLVQGSDDEEEHGKDTDEKYWSE